The following proteins are encoded in a genomic region of Pectinophora gossypiella chromosome 6, ilPecGoss1.1, whole genome shotgun sequence:
- the LOC126367827 gene encoding uncharacterized protein LOC126367827, with protein MKSVVQYSLLLFILPSFEAARFRCDYTYFPYGEGWYKLHTDANNWSEASLMCNLEGARLATPTTKGVTAAILSLINNDNRVMAVHTGLHTTENINKFAQEEETYLFTRNGNLRRASQLDLYPYICHKVADESVDLNECGTTDDQYKLDNRTSQCYKFHRFRQTFYRAMHTCQAEGGHLVIINSENEAQVIRDLFAKNPTDTIPGPEFRDVAFVGVMFTEQWATIQGQSLSEAGYSVFSPGEPNNARGDEFCASVGRNGMLFDDPCTRPIPFICEKEPTTSCDVKPNDPRTRKILMSSSARKFSKDENETIKSRLLVVPLN; from the exons ATGAAGTCTGTCGTGCAATATTCTTTGCTACTATTTATTCTCCCTTCATTTG AAGCGGCAAGGTTTCGATGTGACTATACGTACTTCCCCTATGGAGAGGGCTGGTACAAGCTGCATACTGACGCGAATAATTGGAGTGAGGCTAGTCTCATGTGCAATTTAGAAG gAGCGCGCTTGGCGACCCCAACAACCAAAGGCGTAACTGCAGCTATTCTATCTTTAATTAACAACGACAACAGAGTCATGGCAGTCCACACCGGTTTGCACACTACAG AAAACATTAACAAATTCGCTCAAGAGGAAGAGACGTACCTGTTCACTCGGAACGGAAATTTACGCAGAGCAAGTCAACTAGATTTGTATCCATACATCTGTCACAAAGTTGCAGATGAATCAGTGGACCTAAATGAGTGCGGCACTACGGACGACC AATATAAGTTGGACAATCGTACCAGCCAGTGTTACAAGTTCCACCGTTTCCGCCAGACGTTTTACCGGGCCATGCATACATGTCAGGCAGAAGGGGgtcacctggtcatcatcaacAGTGAAAACGAGGCTCAGGTCATCCGAGACCTGTTCGCTAAAAACCCTACCGACACCATTCCAGGACCAGAATTCAGAGATGTCGCTTTCGTCGGCGTTATGTTCACGGAGCAATGGGCTACTATACAAG GTCAATCTCTCTCCGAAGCTGGATACAGTGTGTTTTCACCAGGAGAACCGAACAACGCAAGAGGTGATGAGTTCTGTGCATCCGTCGGCCGCAACGGGATGCTATTCGACGACCCTTGCACTCGTCCGATACCCTTCATATGCGAGAAAGAGCCAACAACAAGTTGCGATGTTAAACCGAATGACCCTAGGACTCGAAAGATACTCATGAGCTCGAGTGCCCGTAAATTCAGCAAAGATGAAAACGAGACGATAAAGTCCCGTTTACTCGTGGTCCCGTTGAATTGA